Genomic window (Helianthus annuus cultivar XRQ/B chromosome 3, HanXRQr2.0-SUNRISE, whole genome shotgun sequence):
CGAAGAAACTGGATGTAATAAATGATCGACGAAAATATCTTGCTGTTAAATGTCGACGAAACTTAAAatgatgtattttttttataaatgacGAAACCCTATTGATCAATTGGgaaacctttttttttaaatatgacaTAACTCCTGTTGTTGTTTAATGAATGACGAAATCAATGTCTGCGACGAAAATGCTGTGGTTGACGAAATCTATGTGAGTGGCTAAGTTTAGATTAGATATTCTCAAAATAAAACTCATCTCTTTTGACAAAAGCCACAAATTTCAAACCTACACCTTACTTTAACAGTTTTCGTTGACTTTAGTGCACAAACAAATGAAATGATATTTTGAAAAGCAAATCTTATCACTTGTGGAAATTGGTGAATCAAAATGTCAGACACACCTTACCAAGACACATGTGTTTACCAACCATACATCATGCCTTGTACCCTAAATTCAAACAATGATATTATATTTTAACAACAATAATTCATGCACAACTTTAAAGATCAAAATCAAATAATTTATGAAGAACGATAAGAACTCTTTGAAGATCCTAAAGAACTCGATTGGTTTTCCGGTCACCGGAAAAATTATCGAATACGATTTTGCTTAAAACTTCAATAAAAACCAAATACTAACATGTAGACATGCAAAATAATAAGGTTTTCACTAAAACTTATAGCAAAACAACAAGATAAACACTGATTTTAGTGActttttccagaaaatatataaatttttaaaGAACAAAATctgaaaaatcaccaaaaatcacTTGATAAAAACccaaacttgtttggttttaaacaaggattagagccaaagctctgataccaattgtaggtcccgtttttccggtggatcgataacgaaaacctatccttgtttatcacaaacacggtaacgggtgcggaatccccgtgacggtgcaaaccaaacacagTTAATAAGAACACAcacgtaaccaaaagattcaatatctattgattagggatgagtacaaccacaaacatatacaaacaatgttttaacGACTCTCACTAAGTCTCTCTGTGCTCATCTGTTTCACACAGAAacaatgaggggtatttatactagaCAGACACAGACCATGACGAAACACAAAAAGAACTCGGCGAAACAATTCAAAGTCGATGAAACAGGGGCATGCCATGacaaagtcgacgaaacacacCTTGTTTCGTCGACATGCATTTGCAATTTAATGTGTTTCGGCCCAAAGGTTTCTGGCCCAAATTCAAGTCAAAGCCCAAACAGTTTTCAGCCCTGATTGAGGTTTTCGTTGACAACTTTCACCAATTCAAAGcttgtgacatcatcatgatgatgtcatgatgatgtgtcagCGGGAAACAGTTCGCGGCTcgccgtgcttcgcgtgtcgaactctggggcgcacgacggaggaatgtcgtgacgtcgggcttgagccggacctaaccaaGTCGAACcaagccgagtcgaaccgagccgagtcgcgtccacacaaagtgtatcaacacaggttttcccgcccaaacttcggctataaatagaaggataattcaggtataattctcaagttacattcacttcactttcacttcttcttctttatcaaaacctgtacttattctcacgccggagggtggtcacggagagaacctccattctccccgtggcgagtctaacgcCTGTTGTTTTGCAGTGATTGTTAGAGGAAGAAGATCATTCACCCACGAATCGAACGAGAAGATTTAACCCCTTTTATGTAGATTCAGACCCACTGGTTCAGTTGATTCCGGTCAAttaaaccagtgtttcttcagaaatggaaatacCCGTATTAGTTTGAATAAATTTCGAGGACGAGATTTCCTTTAAGGTGGAAACGATGTAACACCTAAAAATTTTCGTCCAATTATGCGACGACACGTGTCCAATCCTCCAACTAATGCCGACTATGTGGAAGGAGGAACCTCCAATTAATCCCGACTAAGTGGAAGGAGGAAGGACCCACACTGTACATTCATTGAAACGTGTCCCGTATCTCCGACTGATCCTGACTCTGGGTAGGAGATGGACTATTATTGTGTGCTAGATAAAACGTGTCCTAAATTCTCCCAATAATCCCAACTATGTGGAAGGAGACGgacaatgtcacaccccaaccgatggcggaaactttggggcatggcactgagcgaaacagattgtccatgagtatccataacaactattcattACCAGATAATTaaacgtcatgtcccataccataacatatccaaattaaaacagttattacaaataattgtctcaaaaacaaGTACTGTTTCGACGACTCATATTTAAGATTTAAGCGTGACATAACTAGACCCCTAGCTTGATTCACCATAGTACAGTAATTCCTAGCATCTTAAGCAcatgccacatacgttaaaataaaggtcaatacacatagtgtaaaggtgagcatacaagtttaatagtataatagagtttgaaatcgtttacgcataaccagcatgtaacatgtaataaagtgaaggCTAGTAGGTTATCAACATAGAattatgcacagacgtgactgcgagttgtagaatgcgcaacacatatccccactgggacacgtgaagtaaagcccttaacaacccctgtccacgacaggtgctgagtccaaactatagtactatcgttgctaaggtgtcaggcaacaatcattgtgttaacataacatacaagcattcatcgaataacacgtgaAATGCAATAttggtcagcgtataaatagtgtttgcgttgtgtgtcgattgtgatttgtataagtaacgtatgtaacacccaaaagtgcgtaaagcaaaaaagggatcgagtatactcacagatagcgtttaagcTAATAAACactgtcttggattgaagggagcgctgagagattagcctgaacatctaacgatagcataagcgaagaacgGCGCGTTAAACGGTGCAAAGTGATCAAGGacaaggatctttcaaaggaggAAGAGGACGTGGAAAAGATATGGGACCAAGAAACCAAGACAAGAGCAAGTTCAGATGTTATGATTGTGGAGAACTTGGTCATTTTGCAAAAGATTGTACCAAGTGGAAGGAAAAGGAGAAAGACACGCAACAAGAAGCCAATCTCGCATTGGAAGAGGAACCAATGCTACTGCAAGTCAAGCAAGTTGAAGACCTTTGTTAAACTATATTTAGTTTACGGGGGAGTATTGatgttttttaaactaaataTAGGTATAGGGGTCGTTCTGTAATTAGTAGTTAGTTAGAATTAGATTAGTGATAGAAGTATGGGGACTAAAGGTGACAAGTTGAAAGTGTATAACCTACATGTTTGGAGCAACATCTCCTTGGGTCGCGACTATTCAGATTGGCGGCAACAGGCACAGAAGAAACACGGGGACGTGACTTTTCAAGGAGACacacatcttcatcttcaatcacAACCACAAGATTCTAGAGACGCAACCGTTCGTGAAGAGACACGTCTCTACAATCACATCTATTCGTATAGTATATATAGGGTTCATGTATATCAATTGTAATGGATCACTTTTTATTCAATACAAGCAAGTTAGTGTTTATGATTCTCAATTCTTTATATTCAAACCTGTGATTTGGATTACCAACATATTTGACCAAATTGATATTGAAAACATTGGTAAAAGTCTTATCTGATGTTTTTTAGTTAAGATTTTATTTAACCATCTCTATAAGTTGTGTAATATTATATGTAAAATCCTAATGTATAGTTATGAGTAATTATATATTATCTCATATTTATATCGTCTTAATGACAGATGATTAGAATCCTTTGCAAGTAGTGTACATTTTTAAGCTTGATGCATATACATGTCTATATAGGTTAACACACAAATATGAAGGAGATTACGTATGCGTTCAATTCAACAATAATACTATCCAGCGTACCATCTGTTTGTAGAAATGCCCCTGTATAGCTAGCATTACAATTCTGATCATCACGCTATATTGTAAATGTTGCACATGTAATACTAAGTAGAAGACGAAAACATCGTAGATGCAATACAACTTATCATCACTCACAACAAAAGTCATAACTTGAACACATGTTTGAAGATAAATCTTAACATACTATTCTTAAAGTTTTACTTAGTGATCGGTAGGAAGCTTTCCCTCCAAGAAGGAAGTGAAGAATGCTAGAGCGCGCCCTGGTTGGTAGCTTGGGACAAAATGTACAGCCCCTCTTATGGTAACAAATGTCAGATTTTCGTATCCCACAACATATCCACCAACCTAAACAACACAAGTAAGTTTCAGTATATCTTTTACGTTTAGCTAAGTAATAATTTTAAATTAGGAATGAATAGAAGGGTTTCTACCTCGCCTTGGTACATCCATGGGTACCATGGTGTCTTGACTGATGTTTGTAGTTTGCTTATATCATACCTACTTGTTGTCACGGGTATTCTCCCATCTGTATCTCCACTGCAATATTATGTTTTTTGTTAATTTATAATAAGTTAAGTATGTACACAAAGTTATATATATCATTAAATTAACTTACCTGTAGATCCAAACACTTATTCCACTGGCCATTAGATCTTGAATCACAGGTAAAACTGTAAAAGGCATGTCTTGCCAATGTGTATTAACGAACATGCTGCATTCAAATACAAGATCTTTAAGCCAGATGATCAAATACTTGACTATTGTTTCCAACTTTTCATAATATGAACATCTTTGAAATAAAACGTTAGTATTACTTGCAAGATTCCCATTGAACCGGTTTTGCATGAAGCGACTGTTGCACATCAGGAGCATTCAGGTATCCTAGAATATAATTCTCGGTGCATGGATCAAAACCTGATATCTGTATCAGTTATGTTATTTACTTTCATGTGAATATATATTTCTCCAAATATGTATGTTTAGATCAGATCTTACCGATGGGGTGCTATTGCTAAATGGTGAGCATAAAGGAGTATAGATgtcaaagaagaagatgttgCTCTTAGCAACGCGTGCCTTAATTTGATAGTCTTCACATGCATCTGTTAGGGTTGCACCCTCGGAAAAGTTGCAGTTGGAAATGATTCCGTCGTGGATTTCATCAGAAATGATCGCGTGTGACCAGAAATAATCAAATATTCCTGTGTTTGCCGTTTCATCATCAACATACGCATTTCCCAGCTGAAGCATATCAACATGAACATGCTCATTCTTATATTCTGTATCATTAGATAGTTTACAGTTACTAGTAAATCAAATACTTACAGCAATTCCTTTAAGGTTAATGACAGTTTGATTGGTGATCTTGTTGTTTTGAAGAACTAACTGTGCAAGTTGAGGTACATAGTGCCCTGCATAGCTTTCTCCCGTGATGTAGAAATCTCTAGTTTTGTACTCTGGGAATCTCTCTAACCAATTAACTAGAAATGTATACGAATCTTTTGCTGTTTGTGCATCCCCAGTTATATAATCTGAAGAATTTTTTGAGTAAGAAAATCCAACTCCAGCCGGGGAGTCCAAGAAAAGGACATTTGCAACTACAAAGGTTAAAATCCATCATTTCAAACATGTTCTGTTTTCAATTTCTTTATTAAAGATATATATATGATTCTTACCGTTGTTCCATGCATATTTATTATGTGACAGTGTTGTATTATCAGCATTGACTCGAAACGGTCCAAGTTCCTTCATGGCCCCGTTTCCAAACGAAGAGCAGCCTGGCCCTGCAATGATTCAAAGCTTTTTTATTTCTTGAACACAAATGACTTGAAATTCAAGAAACGTTACCTCCATTGAGCCAAAGTACAAGAGGATTAGTGGAAGAGTTGGCAGGTGACTCTGCGAGATAGTAAAACAGTGCTCTCCCATGGTTTGGGTCAACGGTCACATACCCTGAGTACTGGTCAAAGTCTGTTCCAGCTGGCTGACCTGGCAAACTGGATATCTTGTCCACACCCTTCAACCCATCTTGTGGGCCCATGTAGACCGGTGAGGTTGAATACTCGGCTGAGTGATCTTCATTACTTACATGATTCAGCACCGATCTTCTAGAACGTTGGATCTTTAAAGCGTTCTCAAGAGGGTCGTATACATCACCTCCGTAGCAAGACACGAAAAAAAGTAGACTGAAATGAAGAGACAAATGAATTGCAATCTTCATTGATTATAGCTATGCCGTGCTGCTGTTTAGTACTATATACATGTGAAAATTGTTGGAAATAACAAGGTCTCTTCTTGTTAAGTTTGTAGATGAGTGACAATTCCTATGTTTCATTGTTTGAAAAACCAAAGATAAAAACATAAGTTGGCTACAAGGATTCTGgtttcatattttcatatataaGATTTTATTTGGTGCAACTCGAAATTATATACAAAAAATTTCTATTTGTATAGCTACAATCACTAATTAATattctttgaagtttttgttaaaTTTAAAATCAGAAGTATGAAATAAAATACCCATACACCAAAGCATTGGCGAAgcttgcccccccccccccaccaaatTTTCCGAAACCGGGGGGcggaaacgtatatacctaaaaaaatttatacgaaagtactattcataacactacgcatcgaaaagttcggggggtcgggcgccccctcgGAACATAACTAAGCTGCACCACTGCACCAAAGAACAAGCTAGAAAGAACATAATGTCAAACTCGTCAATTTTCAGTTGTAGGACACCCGTAGTACAGATGTAAACGTGCTGAGCTCGAGTTTAGGTGGCCTGAGTTCACCCAAAGTTGAGCTTGACTTATTTAACTTAAAAGAGCTCGAGCTCAGCTTGTGGCTTGAtcaattattatttattaattaaagcaGATTTTATTTAAATTAGCAAAATATGTATTGACCAAATTTATTTGCAGCAATTGGGACTTGGGAGGAGCCGAGGAGATAGGCAACCAAATGAACACGAaggaggtttgtttatgtttgttcagTAAAATTCAACTGAACAAACAAATGAACACGATAATATAAACCAACAAATTTCATGTTCGTGTTCTTTTGTCAAAAAATGTGAGTTTGTTGGTGTTTACATCTGTTGATTAATATTAAATGAGCATCAATTTAAAGTAACAATAATATCCAAATTAAAGTCTAAATAAGAAAGTAGACAGCAACTATTGGCTGAGACAATTAGAACTATTTGTGGTTGTAGTGGTATGTGGCGACACATGTATACAACGATGATGGTAGCATTCGATTTCGAGGGCTTGAGACATTATAAATACAAATTTTGTATTTCCACTGGCTCATATGATTACCAATTTATGTCAATCTTTTCAAGGTATGTTTGTAAATGTTGCTCATGTAAAACTGATACCAACTAGAACATGAAAACATCTATGATCAGTCACAACAAAAGTTATAACTTCGACCCATGtttacactactagaaaatacacATATCTTGACACGCGAACAATGACACACGCTCACATTCGAGAGGATGTGTCAAGAAATAAATGTCATGGTTTACAAAATTCAATAGAATCATGACATTCTTTTTTGTGTCATTTTTTTAGTGTCATAACAAAAAATCAAGATTTATCTTGACATGCGAACAACGACACACGCTCATTTTATGACACCTGAAAGtgtgtgtcaagaaaaaaatgtcatggttttACAAAATTCAATAAATATATGACACTCGTTTTTGTGTGTCATCTTTTTAGCGTCGTAAAAAATAATATTATGACACTCTTTTTTGTGTCATCTTTTTTAGAAATGtcatgttatattttataaattaaatttcTCAATTAATCTAATCGACAAGACAAACCTGACTGCAATTAATCTAATCTCTAAACCTGATCTCAATTAATGTAATCGATAAACCTGATCTCTCATAATACCCGTTCAGTTCCCACGTGCTCTCAAAAAGGCCTAACTCCCACACACAACGACGCTAGGATTCCGTGATTATGACTATTCAAAACAACAAGGTTCTATATCCAACGACCAACGAACAATGAAACAATGTAATTCCCACACGATCGAACTGTGAAATTGTAAACAATAAAACCATGAAATCGCTGTAACACCCTGTGTTATGAAAGTCAacgtcaaagtcaagattgaagtcaaaggaagaaaagattgctaattgcgatctgtaactccttgctcaactactgttttgacttctttgacttgtagttaatctatttattttatcgccttagttgtattatgttgagtacttgttaataatcgaggtttaatcgatattTATTGCATGTTTTAttgctttatcgcttatcgcgtcgcaatcgcaatcgcattcgc
Coding sequences:
- the LOC110927856 gene encoding serine carboxypeptidase 1 produces the protein MKIAIHLSLHFSLLFFVSCYGGDVYDPLENALKIQRSRRSVLNHVSNEDHSAEYSTSPVYMGPQDGLKGVDKISSLPGQPAGTDFDQYSGYVTVDPNHGRALFYYLAESPANSSTNPLVLWLNGGPGCSSFGNGAMKELGPFRVNADNTTLSHNKYAWNNVANVLFLDSPAGVGFSYSKNSSDYITGDAQTAKDSYTFLVNWLERFPEYKTRDFYITGESYAGHYVPQLAQLVLQNNKITNQTVINLKGIALGNAYVDDETANTGIFDYFWSHAIISDEIHDGIISNCNFSEGATLTDACEDYQIKARVAKSNIFFFDIYTPLCSPFSNSTPSISGFDPCTENYILGYLNAPDVQQSLHAKPVQWESCNMFVNTHWQDMPFTVLPVIQDLMASGISVWIYSGDTDGRIPVTTSRYDISKLQTSVKTPWYPWMYQGEVGGYVVGYENLTFVTIRGAVHFVPSYQPGRALAFFTSFLEGKLPTDH